The genomic region AAGGCCGCGCGCTGGTACCTGATCGGCAGCGATTACGTCTGGCCCTGGCAGTCGCATCGCGCGGTCAAGCGCTACATCAAGGAAGCGGGCGGCCTGGTCGTCGGCGAGGAGTTCGTCCCGGTCGGCGAGGACAATCACGAGCCGCATCTGGCGCGCATCCGTGCCGCCAGGCCGGATGTGGTGCTGATCTCGCTGATCGGCACCGACAGCATCACCTTCAACCGCGCCTTCGCCGAAGCGGGCCTTGCCACCTCGACGCTGCGGCTTGCGGGTGCGATGGACGAGACCGTGCTGCTCGGTATCGGTGCCGACAACACCGAGAATCTGTTCTGCGCCTCCGGCTATTTCAACGGCCTGGTCTCGCGCGCCAATGACGAGTTCCTCAGTGCCTATTACTCCATGTTCGGTGCCAACGCGCCGCCGGTCGGCTCCGTCGGTCAGTCGAACTATGAGGGGCTGCGCTTCCTGGAATCCGTCGCCAACCGCGCCGGATCATTGGCCTTTCGTCCGCTGCTGAAGGCTGCGCGGAACGCCGTCTACTCGGCGGGCCGCGGTCCCGTAACGCTTCGCGACGGCCGCGCCGAGATGCCGATGTACCTTGCCGAAGCCGACGGTCTCGACTTCAAGATCATCAAGACGCTCTGAGAGACGGCCGGTAATACGCCGCAGCGGACTTGCGAAATAATACTTGAAAAGGAAAATATTTCCGTCTCTAGTAACGACGAGAAGCCGGTTGGCTCGCGCCCCGGGCGCGAGCGAGAGGCTTCCAACAGTGCCAGTGATCAAGAAGCCTTCAAGGAGAGCGCCGTGACAGTTGCCCTTCCCACGCCAGCCCAACTTCGCAGTGTCGCCGAGCAGTGCGGCCTTTCGCTCACCGATGATGACGTCGCCTCGTTCCGCGGTCTCATGCAGGGCTCGATCGAAGCCTACAATCTCGTTGCCGCGATGCCGGACGAGGTGCCGGAGGTGAAATATCCGCGCACGCCGGGCTATCGGCCCTCGGCGGAGGAGAACCCGCGCAATGCCTGGTATCGCAAGTCGACCGTGAAAGGCGCCGCCAGCGGCAAGCTGAAGGGCAAGACGGTTGCGCTGAAGGACAACATCATGCTGGCCGGCGTGCCCATGACCAACGGCTCGTCGACGCTGGAAGGCTATATGCCCGATTTCGACGCCACCATCGTCACGCGCATGCTGGATGCCGGCGCAGAGATCGCCGGTAAAACCCATTGCGAGCACTTCTGCCTGTCCGGCGGCAGCCACACCGGTTCCTACGGGCCAGTGCATAATCCGCACAAGATGGGCTACTCGGCCGGCGGCTCGTCGTCGGGCTCGGGCGTCGTAGTCGCGCTTGGCGAGGTCGACATGGCGATCGGCGGCGACCAGGGCGGTTCGATCCGCATGCCGTCCTCGTTCTGCGGCATCTACGGCATGAAGCCGACCTGGGGCCTCGTGCCTTATACCGGGATCATGCCGATCGAGATCTATGTCGACCATGCCGGTCCGATGACCGCGACGGTCGCCGACAATGCGCTGCTGCTCGAAGTGCTCGCCGGCGACGACGGCTACGATCCCAGGATCAAGGCGCCGAAGGTCGAGGAGTACACCAAGGCGCTCGGCCAGGGCGTCAAGGGCATGAAGATCGGCATCCTCAAGGAAGGCTTTGAGCAGCCAGTCGCAGAGGCTGCGGTGAATGAAAGCGTGCGCGAGGCTGCAAAGCGCTTCAAGGATCTGGGCGCCACCGTCGAGACCGTCTCGATCCCGATGCACCTCATGGGCGGGGCGATCTGGACTCCGATCGGCACCGAGGGCCTGACCCAGACCATGATGTTCGGCGACGGCTACGGCCTTAGCCGCGGCGATCTCTATTCGACCTCGCTGATGGATTTCCATCGCGGCTGGCGCCGGCAGGCCGACTCACTGTCCGAGACCACGAAGCTGTTCATGATGCTCGGCACATACATCAACAACAATTTCGGCCCGCGCTTCTACGGCAAAGCGCTCAACATCTCGCGCCGGCTGACCGCGGCCTACGACAAGGCCTTTGCGGATTACGATCTGCTCCTGCTGCCGACCACGCCGATGAAGGCGACCAAGCTGCCGGAGCCCAATGCCAGCCGCGAGGACTACGTCGCCCGTGCGCTCGAGATGATCTCCAACACCGCGCCGTTCGACATCACACACCATCCCGCGATGTCGCTGCCCTGCGGCATGGTCGACGGCCTGCCGGTCGGCCTGATGCTGGTCGGCCGCATGTTCGAGGAATCCACCATCTACCGCGCCGCGCACGCCTTCGAGCAGATCGGCGACTGGAAGAAGATGTGAGAGAGGGACTAGTGCAGACGAACGGAACACCACCGCATGGCTAACGCGTTCGTCGCGGCGTTCGAAATCCTGAGCTTCGGCGCGATCATCGTCCTGATCGTGCTGGGGCTCGGGATCATCGCCAGCATGATGGGCATCTTCAACTTCGCGCAAGGCGAGTTCGTCCTGCTCGGGGCCTACATCACCTATCTCGCTTATGCCAAGGGCCTGCCGATCTGGGCCGGCATGGTCGCGGCGCCTTTCGTGGTCGGCGCTCTCGGCTTCGTGCTGGAGGCGCTGATCATCCGAAGATTCTACGCCGCGCCGATCGTTGCCATGCTCGGCACCTATGCCCTCGGCCTGATCATCCGCGAAGCCGTGCGCGGCCTGATCGGCGGCTTCTATCTCACCGTGCCGGAGCCGATCGGCGGCTCGATCGACATCGGCGCCATGCATATCTCGGCCTGGCGCTTCACCATCATCATCATCACGCTGCTGGTGATGGGCCTCTGCTATCTGCTGCTGTCGCGCACCAGCTTCGGTCTGCGCGTGCGGGCGACGCTGGAGAATCCGTCGCTGGCGCGTGCGTCGGGCATTTCAACGCCACTGATCTACGGCGCGACCTTTGCCTTCGGTGCGGCGCTCGCCGGCCTTGCCGGTGCGCTGATCGTGCCGGTGTTCAGCCTGTTTGCCGATCTCGGCCTGCGCTTCCTGATCCAGGGCTTTGTCGCGGTCATGGTCGGCGGGGTCGGCTCCTTCATCGGCCCGGTCGCGGGCGCCGGTGTCATCGGCACGCTGAGCGCGGCGCTGCCCTGGGTGATGGCACCTGTCGTCGCCGACGTCCTCGTCTTCGTGCTCGCCATTGTCTTCATCAAATTCCGCCCGCAGGGCCTCATCGCTGGAAAAGGGGTTTAGTCATGTTCGATCGCACTCAGCTTTCACGCCGCCGCTTCCTGTCCAATTTCGCTTTCGCCTCCGGCGCGGTCGCAGCCGGGGTCGGCAGCTGGGTGATCCCGGCGCCGTGGGCCAATGCGGCCGAGGCGCCGATCAAGGTCGGCATCGCCACCGACCTCACCGGCCCGATCGCCTATGCCGGCAATGCCGACGCCAACGTCGCGAAAATGGTGATCAAGGAGATCAATGCGGCCGGCGGCCTGCTCGGTCGTCCGCTCGAGCTCTACATCGAGGACACTGCGTCCAACGAATCCGTCGCCGTCGGCAACGTGCGCAAGCTGATCCAGCGCGACAAGGTCGACATGGTGCTCGGCGGCATCACCTCCTCGATGCGCAACGCGATCAAGGACCCGATCGTGGCGCGCGGCAAGACGCTCTACATCTATCCGCAGCTCTACGAAGGCAAGGAGTGCACGCCCTATCTGTTCTGCACCGGGCCGACGCCGGCGCAGCAATGCGACGAGTTCATCCCCTGGCTGATCAAGAACGGCGGCAAGAAGTTCGCGCTGCCCAGCGCCAATTATGTCTGGCCGCACACGCTCAACGTCTACGCCCGCAAGGTGATCGAATCCAACGGCGGCGAGGTCGTGTTCGAGGAATATTACCCGCTCGACCAGGTCGACTTCTCCGCGACCGTCAACCGCATCATCTCCAACAAGGTCGACGTCGTTTTCAACACCGTCATCCCGCCGGGAGTCGGTCCGTTCTTCAAGCAGCTCTATGAAGCCGGCTTCCTGAAGAACGGCGGACGGCTCGCCTGCGTCTACTATGACGAGAACACGCTCAACATCAATCAGGCCGCCGAGATCGAGGGGCTTGCGAGCTGCCTCGACTATTTCAAGGTGCTGACCAAGGAGAACCCGTTCGACGCCAAGATCCAGGCGGCCTATGAGAAGGATTTCCCCGGCAACTTCCTGTTCGCCGCCGGCAGCGCCGCCACCGGCACCTATCGCGGCCTCAAGCTGTGGGAAGCCGCAGTGAAGGAAGCCGGCAAGATCGACCGCGAGTCCGTTGCCGCCGCGCTCGATCATGCCAAG from Bradyrhizobium sp. CB1015 harbors:
- a CDS encoding branched-chain amino acid ABC transporter permease yields the protein MANAFVAAFEILSFGAIIVLIVLGLGIIASMMGIFNFAQGEFVLLGAYITYLAYAKGLPIWAGMVAAPFVVGALGFVLEALIIRRFYAAPIVAMLGTYALGLIIREAVRGLIGGFYLTVPEPIGGSIDIGAMHISAWRFTIIIITLLVMGLCYLLLSRTSFGLRVRATLENPSLARASGISTPLIYGATFAFGAALAGLAGALIVPVFSLFADLGLRFLIQGFVAVMVGGVGSFIGPVAGAGVIGTLSAALPWVMAPVVADVLVFVLAIVFIKFRPQGLIAGKGV
- a CDS encoding substrate-binding domain-containing protein, with translation MHATVNFPAHGGPVLPPSLLFRNLSSSAADFDLSPVDAHVMRRRGARNKLRIGNFLTFTGSPGIWGPTSTNSAMLAVAEINKRGGILGRELEMSIYDSGGPIEEVVRRAEQAIAFDEVDLIMGSHISAVRVALRKVTGNRIPYIYTPVYEGGERTPGVMAIGETPRWQSRPSIHWLADVKKAARWYLIGSDYVWPWQSHRAVKRYIKEAGGLVVGEEFVPVGEDNHEPHLARIRAARPDVVLISLIGTDSITFNRAFAEAGLATSTLRLAGAMDETVLLGIGADNTENLFCASGYFNGLVSRANDEFLSAYYSMFGANAPPVGSVGQSNYEGLRFLESVANRAGSLAFRPLLKAARNAVYSAGRGPVTLRDGRAEMPMYLAEADGLDFKIIKTL
- a CDS encoding substrate-binding protein, translated to MFDRTQLSRRRFLSNFAFASGAVAAGVGSWVIPAPWANAAEAPIKVGIATDLTGPIAYAGNADANVAKMVIKEINAAGGLLGRPLELYIEDTASNESVAVGNVRKLIQRDKVDMVLGGITSSMRNAIKDPIVARGKTLYIYPQLYEGKECTPYLFCTGPTPAQQCDEFIPWLIKNGGKKFALPSANYVWPHTLNVYARKVIESNGGEVVFEEYYPLDQVDFSATVNRIISNKVDVVFNTVIPPGVGPFFKQLYEAGFLKNGGRLACVYYDENTLNINQAAEIEGLASCLDYFKVLTKENPFDAKIQAAYEKDFPGNFLFAAGSAATGTYRGLKLWEAAVKEAGKIDRESVAAALDHAKIAEGPGGPAEMVPGKRHCKMKMYTAVAKSGNYEIVGRSNGLVDPKEC
- a CDS encoding amidase translates to MTVALPTPAQLRSVAEQCGLSLTDDDVASFRGLMQGSIEAYNLVAAMPDEVPEVKYPRTPGYRPSAEENPRNAWYRKSTVKGAASGKLKGKTVALKDNIMLAGVPMTNGSSTLEGYMPDFDATIVTRMLDAGAEIAGKTHCEHFCLSGGSHTGSYGPVHNPHKMGYSAGGSSSGSGVVVALGEVDMAIGGDQGGSIRMPSSFCGIYGMKPTWGLVPYTGIMPIEIYVDHAGPMTATVADNALLLEVLAGDDGYDPRIKAPKVEEYTKALGQGVKGMKIGILKEGFEQPVAEAAVNESVREAAKRFKDLGATVETVSIPMHLMGGAIWTPIGTEGLTQTMMFGDGYGLSRGDLYSTSLMDFHRGWRRQADSLSETTKLFMMLGTYINNNFGPRFYGKALNISRRLTAAYDKAFADYDLLLLPTTPMKATKLPEPNASREDYVARALEMISNTAPFDITHHPAMSLPCGMVDGLPVGLMLVGRMFEESTIYRAAHAFEQIGDWKKM